One region of Rhodothermales bacterium genomic DNA includes:
- a CDS encoding DUF1080 domain-containing protein: protein MNSQILRCASPALVGIAAALMSLSACAPRALEVAPVSTETESSWETLFDGATLDLWRGFQKDHIPSGWSVKDAVIYCAGTNGGDLITKGQWQNFDLELEWKISEAGNSGIMYRVVEVHGAPYLTGPEMQVLDDDAHPDAANDASHLSGAAYDLYAPAEDATKPAGEWNSSRILVDGTHVEHWLNGVKVVEYELFSEEWNQRVENSKWAKEPDYGRMAMGHIALQDHGDEVWYRNVRIKRLPDTQ from the coding sequence ATGAATTCACAAATCTTGCGATGTGCGTCACCCGCGCTTGTTGGAATCGCTGCAGCACTAATGTCGCTGTCCGCGTGTGCACCACGAGCGCTGGAAGTGGCCCCTGTGTCGACTGAGACTGAATCATCTTGGGAGACGCTCTTCGACGGTGCGACACTCGACCTGTGGCGCGGCTTCCAGAAGGATCATATACCCAGTGGCTGGTCCGTAAAGGACGCGGTGATTTATTGTGCCGGTACGAACGGTGGCGACCTCATCACAAAAGGTCAGTGGCAGAATTTTGATCTTGAGCTGGAGTGGAAGATCTCCGAGGCCGGTAACAGTGGGATCATGTACCGGGTGGTGGAGGTGCATGGTGCTCCGTACTTGACGGGGCCGGAGATGCAGGTGCTGGACGATGACGCCCATCCCGACGCGGCGAATGACGCGAGCCACCTCTCAGGGGCGGCGTACGACCTGTACGCTCCCGCGGAAGACGCGACGAAACCAGCCGGGGAGTGGAACTCGAGCCGGATCCTCGTTGACGGCACACACGTGGAGCACTGGCTCAACGGGGTGAAGGTCGTTGAGTATGAGCTGTTCAGTGAAGAGTGGAACCAGCGAGTCGAGAACAGCAAGTGGGCGAAAGAACCCGATTACGGACGAATGGCCATGGGTCACATCGCGCTCCAAGACCATGGCGACGAAGTCTGGTATCGTAACGTCCGCATTAAGCGACTGCCGGACACTCAGTAG